In Treponema vincentii, a single window of DNA contains:
- a CDS encoding ABC transporter ATP-binding protein gives MDTYKRLFKYTPEKIHCAYISVVCATLGVASQMGAFWFLWKFLYALLVTKNVTDGSMYATVIVSLLAGYSVVYFCALWASHVLGFRLESNLRKTAINHLMNASFAFFDMNPSGKIRKLIDDNAQETHMLVAHLIPDNISALFTPIFMFIIVFAVDVKLGLLLLAVALIGGAQMMFMMGNKDFMRKYQAALERMNAEAVEYVRGMQIVKIFRSTVESFKAFYEAITGYSDLAYKYTLSCRTPYVMFQVLFNLFAVFTIPAAIYFMNKGADANLIIAKLVFFVCIAGVLFSAFMRVMYVGMYNFQAKSVVDKLENLFADMEKDNLEHGTEETFENFGIEFKNVSFGYTEEKILNDVSFTLEPNKTYALVGSSGGGKSTIAKLISGFYKINSGKILIGGKNISSYSKNALMRSIAFVFQTSKLFKTSIFENVKMGNKNASDEEVMNALRLARCEDILAKFPEREKTIIGSKGVHLSGGEIQRVAIARAILKNADIIILDEASAAADPENEYEIQQAFSNLMKNKTVIMIAHRLSSIKNVDEILVVEDGNIVERGSDAELMQKGGKYSRLQNLYSKANEWRV, from the coding sequence GCTTCTCAGATGGGGGCATTTTGGTTTTTATGGAAGTTCTTGTACGCGCTTTTGGTTACCAAAAACGTTACGGACGGGTCGATGTACGCAACGGTGATTGTTTCGCTGTTGGCGGGCTATTCGGTTGTATACTTTTGTGCTTTGTGGGCGTCGCACGTGCTTGGGTTCCGGCTTGAATCGAATTTACGCAAAACGGCAATCAACCATTTGATGAATGCATCGTTTGCTTTTTTTGATATGAACCCGTCGGGAAAAATTCGTAAGCTCATTGACGACAATGCACAAGAGACGCACATGCTGGTTGCGCATTTAATTCCCGATAATATTTCCGCATTGTTTACGCCGATTTTTATGTTTATCATTGTATTTGCAGTTGATGTAAAACTCGGGCTTTTGCTGCTTGCCGTTGCTCTTATCGGTGGTGCGCAGATGATGTTTATGATGGGCAATAAAGATTTTATGCGGAAGTATCAAGCGGCGTTGGAACGGATGAATGCCGAAGCAGTTGAATATGTCCGCGGTATGCAGATTGTAAAAATCTTTAGAAGCACGGTTGAATCTTTTAAAGCGTTTTACGAAGCAATTACCGGCTATTCCGATTTAGCATATAAGTACACGCTCAGCTGCCGTACGCCGTATGTGATGTTTCAAGTGCTGTTTAACCTGTTTGCGGTGTTCACCATTCCAGCTGCTATTTATTTTATGAACAAGGGGGCGGACGCTAACCTCATCATTGCAAAGCTCGTCTTTTTTGTCTGTATCGCCGGTGTGCTTTTTTCGGCATTTATGCGCGTGATGTATGTCGGTATGTATAACTTTCAAGCAAAAAGCGTTGTAGATAAACTCGAAAATCTTTTTGCAGATATGGAAAAGGATAACCTTGAACACGGTACGGAAGAAACCTTTGAGAACTTCGGTATTGAATTTAAAAACGTATCGTTCGGTTACACGGAAGAAAAGATTTTAAATGATGTCAGTTTTACATTGGAACCGAATAAAACATACGCACTGGTCGGATCATCAGGCGGAGGAAAAAGTACAATAGCAAAATTGATTTCGGGCTTTTATAAAATAAATTCGGGTAAAATTTTAATCGGCGGAAAAAATATTTCGTCATATTCAAAAAATGCGCTGATGCGCAGTATCGCCTTTGTGTTCCAAACCTCGAAGCTCTTTAAAACAAGTATTTTTGAAAATGTTAAAATGGGGAATAAAAATGCAAGTGATGAAGAAGTGATGAATGCGCTTCGGCTTGCCCGCTGCGAAGATATTTTAGCAAAATTCCCTGAACGTGAAAAAACGATTATCGGTTCAAAGGGTGTACACTTATCTGGCGGAGAAATTCAGCGTGTTGCGATTGCCCGCGCTATTTTGAAAAATGCGGATATTATCATTCTTGATGAAGCCTCCGCCGCTGCCGACCCGGAAAATGAATACGAAATTCAGCAGGCGTTTTCCAATTTGATGAAAAACAAAACGGTTATTATGATTGCGCACCGGTTAAGCTCGATTAAAAATGTCGATGAAATCTTGGTTGTCGAAGACGGAAATATCGTTGAACGCGGCAGCGATGCGGAGCTGATGCAGAAGGGCGGAAAATACAGCCGATTGCAAAATCTATATTCTAAAGCGAATGAGTGGAGAGTATAA
- a CDS encoding ABC transporter ATP-binding protein: protein MTKLQKWFGVTESGAKGIVTASVWSMLADVAFILPMFVMMFFLQSYFDGTLQSAGFYIGIIAALAVVMYVLVHINYNTLYTATFKECKELRVNIADRLKALPLAYFSKHDVSDLSQTVMTDVAAIEHALSHAIPQTIGLVFYLTILGVVMIAAHPGLGLCVFVPIIISFILLILSKKIQIRETTRDFHKQRERTEFFQEAIELQQEIKSYGLTEDTAEKLNRNVDEAEKLHLTVEAHQAIPLNIALLFLKFSIGVTVFFGLKMYLAGTAPLLYLIGYIIAAARIVDAVAGVEMNLAELMYIDARVKRINELRETKTQEGEPASLQHYGIQFKDVEFSYNDGQKIIDGISFTAEQNKVTALVSPSGCGKTTVLRLASRLYDYGKGQILIDGKDIATIDTDSLFDKISIVFQDVGLFNTSIMENIRVGNKNASDNDVKEAARLANCAEFIEALPDGYNTVIGENGSRLSGGERQRLSIARALLKNAPIIILDEISASLDVENEMKIQESLNTLIKGKTVIIISHRLKSIENADKIIVMNQGKVDAEGTHAELLQKSALYRNMIEKSGLTEHYTY, encoded by the coding sequence ATGACTAAATTACAAAAATGGTTCGGGGTAACCGAATCGGGGGCAAAAGGGATTGTTACGGCATCGGTATGGTCGATGCTTGCGGATGTCGCATTTATTCTACCGATGTTTGTGATGATGTTTTTTTTGCAAAGTTATTTTGACGGGACGCTGCAGTCGGCGGGATTTTATATCGGTATTATTGCTGCGCTTGCAGTTGTGATGTATGTGCTTGTGCATATCAATTACAATACGCTCTACACCGCGACATTCAAAGAATGTAAAGAACTGCGCGTGAATATTGCAGACCGGCTCAAGGCGCTGCCGCTTGCGTATTTTTCCAAACACGATGTTTCCGACTTATCGCAAACGGTGATGACTGATGTTGCTGCAATCGAACATGCGCTGAGCCACGCAATTCCGCAAACAATCGGTCTTGTGTTCTATTTGACTATACTTGGCGTCGTGATGATTGCAGCCCATCCGGGATTGGGCTTATGCGTATTTGTTCCGATTATTATCAGCTTTATTCTCTTAATCCTGTCGAAAAAAATTCAGATACGGGAGACAACGCGGGACTTTCATAAACAGCGTGAGCGCACGGAATTTTTTCAAGAAGCGATAGAACTGCAACAGGAAATTAAAAGCTATGGGCTGACGGAAGACACGGCTGAAAAACTAAACCGCAATGTCGATGAAGCGGAGAAATTGCACTTAACTGTGGAAGCACATCAAGCGATCCCTCTCAACATTGCACTGCTGTTTTTAAAGTTTTCCATCGGCGTTACCGTATTTTTCGGACTCAAAATGTATCTTGCAGGAACAGCCCCGCTTTTGTATCTTATCGGATATATTATTGCCGCTGCCCGTATTGTAGATGCCGTTGCAGGTGTAGAAATGAATCTTGCAGAGCTGATGTATATCGATGCACGGGTTAAACGCATAAACGAGCTGCGCGAAACAAAAACGCAGGAAGGCGAACCTGCTTCTTTGCAGCATTATGGTATTCAATTTAAAGATGTGGAGTTTTCGTATAACGATGGACAAAAGATTATCGACGGTATTTCGTTTACGGCGGAACAAAATAAAGTTACCGCGCTTGTCAGTCCCTCCGGCTGCGGAAAAACAACCGTACTCCGGCTTGCATCCCGTCTTTATGATTACGGCAAGGGACAAATCCTCATCGACGGCAAAGACATTGCAACAATTGATACCGACAGCCTTTTCGATAAAATTTCGATTGTCTTTCAGGATGTCGGGCTTTTTAATACCTCGATTATGGAAAATATCCGCGTCGGAAATAAAAACGCAAGCGATAACGACGTAAAAGAAGCTGCCCGTCTTGCAAACTGCGCCGAGTTTATCGAAGCGCTGCCGGACGGCTACAATACAGTCATCGGCGAAAACGGCAGCAGGCTTTCCGGCGGAGAGCGTCAGCGTCTTTCCATTGCGCGCGCCCTTTTGAAAAATGCGCCGATTATCATCCTTGACGAAATCAGCGCCTCGCTCGATGTTGAAAACGAAATGAAAATACAGGAGAGTCTTAACACGCTCATAAAAGGTAAAACGGTGATTATCATTTCGCACCGCTTAAAGTCAATCGAAAACGCTGATAAAATCATCGTAATGAATCAGGGCAAAGTTGATGCAGAAGGTACGCACGCAGAGCTGTTACAAAAATCGGCGCTGTACCGAAATATGATTGAGAAATCAGGGTTGACTGAACACTATACCTATTGA
- a CDS encoding TetR/AcrR family transcriptional regulator, whose translation MDDKKERLTSAAHSLFLKNGYKNTNIAQIAKKAGVAVGSFYNYYASKEDIFLAVYIEENETMRSHLIQQIDWKGDVEQIIDELFSYSFKNIMNNKILIEWNNGAVSQMLHSYYYSKTGIKNNSFHHFLQKIFTKWMRERSLTSDAIEKILKVFDFIYYIDCHVTGDEFTGYGEALQTFVKYFVKGILSEVSSNT comes from the coding sequence ATGGACGACAAAAAAGAACGGCTGACATCCGCAGCACATTCATTATTTTTAAAAAACGGCTATAAAAACACCAATATTGCTCAAATTGCAAAAAAAGCAGGTGTTGCCGTCGGATCATTCTATAACTACTATGCTTCAAAAGAAGATATATTTTTAGCGGTCTATATAGAAGAAAATGAGACGATGCGAAGTCATCTAATACAACAGATTGATTGGAAAGGGGATGTCGAGCAAATTATTGATGAGCTTTTCTCATACAGTTTTAAAAATATTATGAATAATAAAATTCTGATCGAGTGGAATAATGGCGCTGTTTCACAAATGCTGCATAGCTACTATTATTCAAAAACAGGCATAAAAAATAATTCTTTTCATCATTTTTTACAGAAAATTTTTACTAAATGGATGAGAGAACGAAGTCTCACTTCTGATGCAATCGAGAAAATATTAAAAGTATTTGATTTCATCTACTACATAGACTGTCATGTTACAGGGGATGAGTTTACGGGTTATGGCGAAGCGCTGCAAACATTTGTAAAGTATTTTGTCAAAGGCATTTTGTCGGAAGTCTCATCTAATACATAG
- a CDS encoding CDP-alcohol phosphatidyltransferase family protein yields MRNGDKNYTASILVNCLTMGRIPLSVLAYILVSAEEIKMLSYLFLFTAIAASDFFDGKAARAFHVQSNLGAAADVFCDFFYIITSCYALYRKGLFPLWMIALIALKLVEFIMTSLAIQNRNSCRHIFCFDYIGRYIAVVFYALPSMIIIFDRFMPAYIFYRTSYVLYVTLLFFSIFSSIKRIRLLA; encoded by the coding sequence GTGCGCAACGGAGATAAAAATTATACGGCAAGTATTTTGGTTAATTGTTTAACTATGGGAAGAATACCGCTTTCTGTTTTGGCATATATACTCGTATCTGCAGAGGAAATCAAAATGCTATCGTATCTATTCCTATTTACGGCTATTGCCGCAAGCGATTTTTTTGACGGAAAAGCTGCGCGGGCATTCCATGTGCAAAGCAATCTTGGTGCGGCAGCAGATGTGTTTTGCGATTTTTTTTATATCATAACTTCTTGCTATGCACTCTATCGAAAAGGGTTATTTCCATTATGGATGATAGCACTCATTGCACTCAAGCTAGTGGAATTTATCATGACATCCCTAGCAATACAAAATAGAAACAGCTGTCGGCATATTTTTTGCTTTGATTATATTGGGCGATATATCGCAGTTGTTTTTTATGCATTGCCGTCAATGATTATCATCTTTGATCGATTTATGCCCGCATATATCTTTTATCGCACGTCATATGTGCTATACGTTACATTGTTATTTTTTTCTATTTTTTCAAGCATCAAACGAATCAGGCTACTAGCATAA
- a CDS encoding GntR family transcriptional regulator: MSDKKESLIGGVVVKTLTYKEQAYELIKDAVLFNRFRVGAIYSQDEICEELGISRTPVREALLELQKEGYVAFARGRGVKVVPVTDEIAKDILEIRLLTEQNNAYLAAARANDQSVKDIFNCLQNLEDQLETRDGIKLYRLDHTFHRAIAKATNNKWLYRETELILDNYLRFENKSVYNNSIDAQTVFNEHLAIAEAIKKNDPDKAKRMIRKHLINSYKRTLNKIFNDKDIL, translated from the coding sequence ATGTCTGATAAAAAAGAGTCTTTGATAGGCGGTGTAGTTGTAAAAACTTTGACATACAAAGAACAAGCTTATGAACTTATAAAAGATGCTGTTTTATTTAACCGGTTTAGAGTCGGAGCCATATACTCGCAAGATGAAATATGCGAAGAGCTCGGTATCAGCAGAACGCCTGTACGGGAAGCCTTGTTAGAATTACAAAAAGAAGGCTATGTTGCTTTTGCACGAGGGAGAGGCGTAAAAGTTGTTCCGGTTACCGATGAAATCGCCAAAGATATTTTAGAGATACGGTTATTAACGGAACAGAATAATGCATACCTCGCAGCAGCACGGGCAAATGATCAGAGTGTAAAAGATATTTTTAATTGCTTACAGAATCTTGAAGATCAACTGGAAACAAGAGACGGAATAAAACTCTATCGATTGGATCATACATTTCACAGAGCAATAGCAAAGGCAACAAACAATAAATGGCTTTATAGGGAAACGGAATTGATCTTGGATAACTATCTCCGCTTTGAAAATAAATCCGTGTACAATAATTCGATCGATGCGCAAACCGTATTTAATGAACATCTTGCTATTGCAGAAGCAATTAAAAAGAACGATCCCGATAAAGCAAAACGAATGATCAGAAAACATTTGATCAATTCATATAAACGAACGTTGAATAAAATATTCAATGATAAAGATATCCTGTAG
- the ruvA gene encoding Holliday junction branch migration protein RuvA, whose product MFNSISGTLTGKTAESIYIETNGIEWEVFVSALSADRFGTAGSTVRVYTWLYHREDQMRLFGFLTPAERSLFLDLTKVDGIGPKQALKILSGLDSAALEAALEAGNVARLQSIPGIGKKTAQKMVLALKGQLTGLHDTGRAETAKKSEFEDIITALINMGYDRKRAAETVESVAQSMRAKGIDPAAKEEELFRTAIVNLSST is encoded by the coding sequence ATGTTTAACAGCATCAGCGGAACACTGACCGGTAAAACGGCGGAATCCATCTACATAGAAACCAATGGCATTGAATGGGAAGTTTTTGTATCTGCCCTGAGTGCAGACCGATTCGGAACTGCGGGGAGCACGGTACGGGTCTATACATGGCTCTATCATCGGGAAGATCAGATGAGGCTGTTCGGTTTTTTAACACCGGCGGAGCGGAGTCTTTTTTTGGATTTAACAAAGGTTGACGGGATTGGCCCGAAGCAAGCGCTGAAAATTCTTTCCGGCCTTGACAGCGCAGCGCTGGAAGCGGCTCTTGAGGCAGGGAATGTTGCACGGCTGCAAAGCATCCCCGGTATCGGCAAGAAAACAGCGCAAAAGATGGTGCTTGCTCTGAAAGGACAACTCACCGGATTACACGACACGGGACGGGCGGAAACCGCAAAAAAATCGGAGTTTGAGGATATCATCACGGCTCTTATCAATATGGGATACGATCGAAAGCGTGCTGCAGAAACGGTAGAATCGGTTGCGCAATCCATGCGTGCGAAAGGTATTGATCCCGCTGCAAAAGAAGAAGAGTTATTCCGTACTGCGATTGTCAATTTAAGTTCAACGTAG
- a CDS encoding IMPACT family protein yields MPIPEAAAELTVKKSVFRAEVFYTDDAQEAKETVKRQKDQYRDARHVVHAFVIGESGAVLGCSDDGEPPGTAGQPVLAVLKGSGITNILVTVTRWFGGTLLGTGGLVKAYSTAAKEALAKVHTEPLIQKAEFTCECSYENHNPLLRAAAHLPISFAQTEFAQTVRLSGSIPLEYCNELAQLVTEITKGASAVQFSE; encoded by the coding sequence ATGCCCATACCCGAAGCTGCGGCGGAACTTACCGTAAAAAAATCGGTGTTCCGTGCCGAGGTGTTTTATACGGACGATGCGCAGGAAGCTAAAGAGACCGTAAAGCGGCAAAAAGACCAATACCGCGATGCCCGGCACGTGGTACACGCCTTTGTTATCGGCGAAAGCGGCGCGGTACTCGGTTGCAGCGATGACGGAGAGCCGCCAGGCACGGCGGGACAGCCGGTTCTTGCCGTCTTAAAAGGAAGCGGAATTACCAATATTCTTGTAACCGTTACCCGCTGGTTCGGCGGTACTCTATTGGGAACAGGCGGCTTAGTCAAAGCCTATTCTACGGCGGCAAAAGAGGCGCTCGCTAAAGTACACACGGAGCCGCTTATTCAAAAAGCGGAGTTCACCTGCGAATGCAGCTATGAGAATCACAACCCGCTGCTCCGCGCCGCCGCACACCTGCCGATCAGCTTTGCACAAACGGAATTTGCACAAACCGTCCGGCTGAGCGGGTCAATTCCACTTGAATATTGCAATGAGCTTGCTCAGCTTGTTACGGAAATCACCAAGGGCGCTTCCGCGGTGCAATTTTCAGAATAG
- a CDS encoding bifunctional 5,10-methylenetetrahydrofolate dehydrogenase/5,10-methenyltetrahydrofolate cyclohydrolase, with the protein MAQIIDGKKLAEALTEAVTQENAAYCKKHPQPCLAIVSSGSDPASQVYIKTKVRALEKAGMQSRIIPYSETISERELAACVQNLNADDTVDGILIQLPLPYPLDSKRILAPLDPAKDVDGFTPENLGRLLTGSSGFIPCTPQGIMYALRQYGILLSGAHAVIVGRSAIVGKPLAALLTAADATVTLCHSKTKDLAALTRQADILIAAAGHPALITGSMIKKGATVIDVGINRVPDPTAPKSSRLTGDVDFESAAEQAGWITPVPGGVDPLTVAMVLRNTLRAAQLRHGCLPEMETGAQANTGAAGC; encoded by the coding sequence ATGGCACAGATTATAGACGGCAAAAAATTAGCCGAAGCATTGACCGAAGCGGTAACACAAGAAAATGCCGCATATTGTAAAAAGCATCCGCAGCCCTGCCTTGCGATTGTATCATCGGGAAGCGATCCCGCCTCACAGGTCTACATTAAAACGAAGGTACGGGCATTGGAAAAAGCGGGAATGCAGAGCAGGATTATTCCGTATTCCGAAACAATAAGTGAGCGGGAGTTGGCAGCGTGCGTACAAAACCTGAATGCTGACGATACCGTTGACGGCATTTTAATTCAGCTGCCCCTTCCCTACCCGCTGGACAGCAAACGGATACTAGCGCCGCTCGATCCGGCTAAAGACGTCGATGGCTTTACACCGGAGAATTTGGGACGATTGCTTACCGGTAGTTCAGGCTTTATCCCCTGTACACCGCAGGGAATTATGTATGCACTGCGGCAATATGGCATACTGCTCAGCGGCGCTCATGCGGTTATTGTCGGGCGCTCTGCGATTGTCGGGAAACCACTTGCCGCCCTGCTCACTGCAGCGGATGCAACCGTTACACTCTGCCACAGTAAAACGAAAGACCTTGCCGCACTGACACGGCAGGCTGATATTTTGATTGCGGCTGCGGGACATCCGGCGCTCATTACCGGTAGCATGATAAAAAAAGGCGCCACAGTTATCGACGTGGGGATTAACCGCGTCCCCGATCCTACTGCACCCAAAAGCAGCAGGCTGACCGGCGATGTTGACTTTGAAAGCGCCGCTGAACAAGCCGGCTGGATTACCCCGGTTCCCGGCGGTGTCGATCCGTTAACCGTAGCAATGGTGTTGCGGAATACCCTGCGTGCCGCGCAGCTCCGGCACGGCTGCTTGCCGGAAATGGAAACCGGAGCACAGGCTAACACAGGCGCCGCCGGATGCTAG
- the murG gene encoding undecaprenyldiphospho-muramoylpentapeptide beta-N-acetylglucosaminyltransferase — protein MSCVIFTGGGTGGHIFPGIAVAEVLKKETGIPIIWIGSNNGTDRSYVCSADIPFYGIPAGKLRRYFSLENLIDVFKIIGGFFASLIILLRLKPRFVFSKGGFVSVPPCVAARCLKIPVITHECDFSPGLATKINMRFADQVLISYAKTAEFFPVTVQKKLIVTGNPVRMRFYAADAESGKTFIQYTGDKPILFVQGGSLGALQINVLVEQTILFLAESFFVVHQTGAQHRAQGERIKQRLKEERPDLSSCYKPFPFIVEQMPDVLAASDLVMSRAGANTIWEAAAAGKPMLLLPLEKGSSRGDQIENAEFFTAQGAAITLHAKDASPTALCSALTHLVENPEKLKAMAQASSALAGEKPAVKIARLLQQWMAK, from the coding sequence ATGAGCTGTGTTATATTTACCGGCGGCGGTACCGGAGGGCATATATTCCCCGGTATTGCCGTTGCAGAAGTGTTAAAAAAAGAAACAGGGATACCGATTATCTGGATAGGTTCCAATAACGGCACCGATCGATCGTATGTGTGTAGTGCTGATATTCCGTTTTACGGAATACCGGCAGGAAAGCTCCGACGATATTTCAGCCTCGAAAACCTCATCGATGTGTTTAAAATTATCGGAGGATTCTTCGCTTCGTTGATTATCCTGTTAAGGCTTAAGCCCCGCTTTGTGTTTTCCAAAGGAGGCTTTGTGTCAGTGCCGCCGTGCGTTGCCGCACGGTGTTTAAAAATTCCGGTTATTACGCACGAATGTGATTTTTCACCGGGACTTGCCACAAAAATCAATATGCGGTTTGCCGATCAAGTACTCATCTCTTATGCAAAAACAGCTGAATTTTTTCCGGTTACCGTGCAGAAGAAGCTTATCGTTACCGGAAACCCTGTCCGAATGCGTTTTTATGCAGCCGATGCGGAATCTGGCAAAACTTTTATTCAATATACCGGTGATAAGCCGATCCTATTTGTACAAGGAGGAAGCCTCGGTGCACTCCAGATCAATGTATTGGTAGAGCAAACAATTTTATTTCTTGCGGAATCTTTTTTTGTTGTGCACCAAACCGGCGCTCAGCACCGTGCGCAAGGGGAACGGATTAAGCAGCGTCTAAAGGAAGAACGGCCGGATTTAAGCAGTTGCTATAAACCCTTCCCGTTCATCGTCGAGCAAATGCCCGATGTTCTTGCCGCTTCCGATCTCGTGATGTCGCGTGCAGGTGCTAATACTATCTGGGAAGCGGCTGCAGCCGGAAAGCCGATGCTCTTATTGCCGCTCGAAAAAGGCAGCAGCCGCGGTGATCAAATTGAAAATGCGGAATTTTTTACAGCGCAAGGAGCAGCTATTACACTTCATGCTAAAGATGCATCACCCACTGCGCTTTGCAGTGCATTAACTCATCTTGTAGAGAATCCGGAAAAGTTAAAAGCGATGGCTCAAGCCTCTTCCGCTCTTGCCGGAGAAAAACCTGCTGTTAAAATTGCCCGTCTATTACAACAATGGATGGCAAAATGA
- a CDS encoding CvpA family protein, which produces MSINILDTVLLLFSIVVIIKVTIRGFIDEFFSMAAFLLAIAVAFWFYRPLSLHTKVSGLSPAAMKLIAFFMIFIVVFIAVKLLQLLISAVFNNEILNSLDHALGFFLGVFEAYIVLIIIIAILQLQPFFNVDELIAHSIVVRVLVPLPIDSDNVLQMIRSGI; this is translated from the coding sequence ATGAGCATCAATATACTTGATACCGTTCTATTGCTTTTCAGTATTGTTGTCATCATAAAAGTTACCATCCGAGGTTTTATCGACGAGTTTTTTTCAATGGCTGCCTTTTTGCTTGCAATTGCCGTCGCCTTTTGGTTTTATCGCCCGCTTTCTTTGCACACAAAGGTGAGCGGACTTTCCCCGGCGGCGATGAAGCTTATCGCTTTTTTTATGATATTTATCGTAGTATTTATAGCGGTTAAACTTTTACAATTATTGATATCTGCCGTTTTCAATAATGAAATTCTCAATAGTCTTGATCATGCGCTCGGGTTTTTTTTAGGTGTATTTGAAGCATATATCGTGCTTATTATTATAATCGCTATCCTACAGCTTCAGCCGTTTTTTAATGTTGATGAGCTTATTGCCCACAGTATTGTTGTGCGAGTACTGGTACCGCTTCCGATAGATAGCGATAATGTCTTACAGATGATCAGAAGCGGTATCTAA
- a CDS encoding CapA family protein codes for MRRISVFMFLLPVFCSCCVVADSLQVIIPAVVEEDAVPIDDGNLLFMGSNPYSPPLVLTFAGDLMAHTVNFNMKSYDLIYTDVEKILHNDDLSFVNVETPVCDVLPLSTYPSFNVHTPYVRAAVQAGFDVLSLANNHTNDHGKIGIDGTLTAIRTVQKERLTSGILPSFLIFSGLKDSENDPIQVTPLFYKGWNILFCSVTEILNSYDSSKARLYYSAPTKQGREALLSVIKEARNRYPCDLFVLGLHLNEPEYGRIVSKAKKAWFKQLGEAGVDIIWAHHPHVMQTWETITVERPAPLQEATMTDNTTNQKTSDTDMAIDARHTDISDVKEIVASEQCKVFCMYSMGNFISGQRWHTRYDDPAFYREYTGDAVLLQLTCTRNKAGRADFSVLPLLITQYNESAYPVVKRFTQEWLDTLSEKEKNYFTKRLELMEAYLPINLTTE; via the coding sequence ATGCGCCGAATCTCTGTTTTTATGTTTCTGTTGCCTGTATTCTGTTCATGCTGTGTAGTTGCCGACTCACTGCAAGTTATTATTCCGGCTGTTGTAGAGGAAGATGCTGTCCCTATAGACGATGGCAATCTCCTTTTTATGGGAAGCAATCCTTATAGTCCTCCTCTCGTGCTCACTTTCGCAGGAGATCTTATGGCTCATACTGTGAATTTTAATATGAAGTCGTATGATTTAATATACACTGATGTCGAAAAAATATTACATAATGATGATTTAAGTTTTGTAAATGTTGAAACACCGGTCTGCGATGTACTACCGCTTTCGACCTACCCCAGTTTTAATGTGCATACACCTTATGTGCGTGCTGCTGTTCAAGCAGGGTTTGACGTATTGAGTCTCGCGAATAATCACACCAATGATCATGGTAAGATCGGTATTGATGGAACACTTACTGCGATACGGACAGTACAGAAAGAGCGCCTCACTTCCGGCATACTTCCTTCGTTTTTGATATTTTCCGGCTTAAAAGATTCCGAGAATGACCCTATACAGGTAACACCTCTTTTTTATAAGGGATGGAATATCCTATTTTGCTCCGTTACCGAAATTTTGAATTCCTACGATTCATCAAAAGCTCGGCTGTATTACAGTGCACCGACAAAGCAGGGGAGAGAGGCGCTCCTTTCAGTCATTAAAGAGGCACGCAACAGATATCCCTGCGATCTATTTGTCTTAGGGCTCCATCTCAATGAACCTGAATACGGTAGGATTGTTTCGAAAGCGAAAAAGGCGTGGTTTAAACAGCTTGGCGAAGCAGGAGTTGATATTATTTGGGCGCATCATCCGCATGTTATGCAGACATGGGAGACAATTACGGTCGAACGACCTGCACCTTTGCAAGAAGCCACCATGACCGATAACACAACCAATCAAAAAACTTCTGATACCGATATGGCAATTGATGCTAGACATACCGACATATCCGATGTGAAAGAAATCGTTGCCTCAGAACAGTGCAAGGTCTTTTGTATGTATTCTATGGGGAATTTTATTTCTGGGCAACGCTGGCATACACGGTATGATGATCCCGCATTCTATCGTGAATATACCGGAGACGCCGTATTGCTGCAATTAACATGTACGCGAAATAAAGCGGGTAGGGCGGATTTTTCGGTTTTGCCGCTGCTTATAACGCAATACAATGAATCGGCATATCCGGTTGTCAAGCGTTTTACACAGGAATGGCTAGATACGCTCAGCGAAAAGGAAAAGAATTATTTTACGAAGCGGCTTGAACTTATGGAGGCATATCTTCCGATAAATCTAACTACCGAATAA